A single window of Granulicella sibirica DNA harbors:
- a CDS encoding nucleoside hydrolase, whose protein sequence is MRLNALVAPALLSALLSCSGVAESQDAPRMVIADQDASGPGGSDMASLLVFLQSPKVDLLGITVVSGDSWRDLEVAHTLRLLEFMGRTDVKVHPGAAFPLVRTQEWTRLALQMYGKVTWMGAWSEENKMRWDEVGTPAEGLPATKASDEDAAHFMVRMVHLHPHQVTIYGAGPLTNIALAIRLDPHFAESAQELIIMGGSVNPHTEAPEWVNAPRHEFNFWFDPEAAHIALTAPWPKITITTIDASIQTHLDGVLKNMTASNANAAKYLVKYTQQGSVSGYAWDELAAATWLDPAITVHERNVYIDVSLSHGSDYGDTMIYSDSDKPALTLQKVHAQIDVDAPRLEKDLTALFTSPTPKARDAVALPAK, encoded by the coding sequence TTGCGCCTGAACGCCCTGGTTGCCCCTGCTCTCTTGTCCGCGCTGCTTTCTTGCTCTGGTGTCGCGGAATCGCAGGATGCGCCGCGGATGGTGATCGCGGATCAGGATGCGTCGGGGCCGGGTGGGTCGGATATGGCTTCGCTGCTGGTATTTCTCCAGTCTCCGAAAGTGGATCTGCTCGGGATCACGGTTGTGTCGGGAGACAGCTGGCGGGACCTTGAGGTGGCGCATACGCTTCGGCTGCTGGAGTTCATGGGCCGGACAGATGTGAAAGTGCATCCGGGAGCCGCGTTTCCGCTGGTAAGGACGCAGGAGTGGACGCGGCTTGCCTTGCAGATGTACGGCAAGGTGACGTGGATGGGTGCGTGGAGCGAAGAGAACAAGATGCGCTGGGATGAGGTTGGGACGCCCGCGGAAGGCTTGCCGGCGACAAAGGCTTCGGATGAGGACGCGGCGCACTTTATGGTCCGGATGGTGCATCTTCATCCACACCAGGTGACGATCTACGGGGCGGGACCGCTGACGAATATCGCGTTGGCGATCCGGCTCGATCCGCACTTCGCGGAGTCGGCGCAGGAGCTGATCATCATGGGCGGGAGCGTGAATCCTCACACGGAGGCTCCGGAGTGGGTGAATGCGCCACGGCATGAGTTCAACTTCTGGTTCGATCCGGAGGCGGCGCATATTGCTCTTACGGCGCCGTGGCCGAAGATTACGATCACGACGATCGACGCTTCGATCCAGACGCATCTCGATGGCGTTCTGAAGAACATGACGGCGTCCAATGCGAACGCGGCGAAGTATTTGGTGAAGTACACGCAGCAGGGAAGCGTGTCGGGCTATGCGTGGGATGAGCTTGCGGCGGCGACGTGGCTCGACCCGGCGATCACGGTGCATGAGCGGAACGTTTATATCGATGTGAGCCTGAGCCACGGTTCCGACTACGGCGACACGATGATCTATTCGGACTCGGATAAGCCGGCGTTGACGCTGCAGAAGGTGCACGCGCAGATCGATGTCGATGCACCGCGTCTGGAGAAGGATTTGACGGCGCTGTTTACGTCTCCTACGCCCAAGGCCAGAGATGCCGTGGCGCTTCCCGCAAAATAG